The following proteins are co-located in the Silene latifolia isolate original U9 population chromosome 1, ASM4854445v1, whole genome shotgun sequence genome:
- the LOC141587633 gene encoding uncharacterized protein LOC141587633, with product MAQKLMMGFLIMTQIITVSLAATESEATTALIQWKNSLSEPDSLTSWSISNAKNLCYWTGIVCDDHSSVVAINLADQGLTGTLSKFSFSSFSNLTSFILSTNNLTGQIPSSIGTLSKLTVLDLSSNSFNGFIPPEIGNLSQLVNLNLSDCEMVDEIPVEISKLRNLRFLDIGSNYFTAPDWSMFADMPLLTHLSFGFNSLEGEFPSFITKCRNLIYLDLSLNSFNASIPEDIGSIPGLEKLLLFNNSFSGSIPSSIGQLKNLTYLDLSWNHLSSEIPSELGSCTKLTHVSFTVNSLTGKIPSSIGQLKNLEYLNLNINGLNSTIPSEIGSCTKLTFLALAVNSLTGQLPLSLSHIRMISDLGLSDNHLFGSLSPYFFTNWTELTSLQVQSNNLSGIIPSEIGQVSKLRLLYLYNNSFSGSIPSEIGSLLDLNQLDLSTNQLSGPMPLTIGNLSNLTKLQLFSNNLTGTIPPEIGQLTSLQVFDINTNQLHGQLPDTLSRLSNLTTFSVYTNNFVGEIPQTFGENSPYLSDVSFSNNSFSGELPPRLCSGVSLVLLTVNGNNLKGGIPDCLRNCSALERVRLDGNKFNGNITNAFGVHKNLTFLLLSDNQFVGEISPKWGECSNLRNLQLDRNKLSGHIPAELGKLHSLGYLDLGSNELTGKIPGEIGNSKLLFKLNMGNNHLDGNIPDSIGKLQSLQYLDLSVNNLSGSIPAVLGNCGSLLSLNLSRNDLSGQIPAELSNLNELQIVLDLSSNSLSGPMPDLEKLTSLVNLNLSHNHLSGPVSESLSNMISIESLDLSYNDFSGSVPSESFFQQGLYMGNPGLCGNATGLSPCNANNSHKNHKKIIIAVVVSIFALLLFVACVAGALVCGRKKQQRDLETKSSELGESESLIWETEGRFTFREIVKVTNDFSDNYCIGKGGFGIVYKASLASSHIVAVKKLNMSESSSSIPQSNKQSFENEIRALTEIRHRNIIKLYGYCSRKGAMFLVYDYVEKGSLGKVLYSDEAKLQLGWERRLNVVRGLAHAVAYLHHDCSPPIVHRDISINNVLLDNEFEPRLSDFGTAKFLSPDTSSWTTIAGSYGYMAPELAQTMRVTAKSDVYSYGVIVLEVMMGKHPGEILSSLSTSKTKVDNLLKDALDQRLSSPEGHIGEEVVIAVTLALLCTNARPESRPTMRYVAQELSSKASHHLSEPFLTITLGKLVN from the exons ATGGCACAAAAATTAATGATGGGTTTCTTAATTATGACCCAAATAATTACTGTTTCATTAGCTGCAACAGAATCAGAAGCAACAACAGCACTCATTCAGTGGAAAAATTCACTGTCTGAACCTGATTCTCTTACATCATGGAGTATTTCCAATGCTAAGAACCTGTGTTACTGGACTGGCATTGTCTGTGATGACCACAGTTCCGTCGTAGCGATCAACCTTGCTGATCAAGGCCTCACTGGGACATTGTCCAAGTTCAGTTTCAGTTCATTTTCCAATCTCACAAGCTTCATTCTCAGTACAAACAATCTTACAGGTCAAATCCCTTCTAGCATTGGTACTCTCTCTAAGCTTACTGTCTTAGATCTTAGCTCTAACTCGTTTAACGGGTTCATTCCGCCTGAAATTGGGAATTTGTCACAGCTTGTTAATCTTAATCTGTCTGACTGTGAAATGGTTGATGAAATTCCTGTTGAAATTAGCAAATTGAGAAATTTAAGGTTTCTAGATATAGGATCTAATTATTTTACAGCTCCTGATTGGTCAATGTTTGCTGATATGCCTTTGTTGACCCATTTGAGTTTTGGGTTTAATAGTTTAGAAGGAGAGTTTCCAAGCTTCATAACTAAGTGCAGAAACTTGATTTACCTTGATTTATCATTGAATAGCTTTAATGCCTCAATCCCTGAGGATATTGGCTCGATTCCCGGTCTTGAAAAACTTCTTTTGTTTAATAATTCATTTTCCGGTAGCATTCCTTCTTCAATAGGCCAGCTTAAGAACCTAACCTATCTCGATCTTAGTTGGAATCATCTGAGTTCCGAAATTCCTTCTGAGCTAGGCTCATGTACTAAACTTACCCATGTGTCTTTTACTGTGAATTCACTCACTGGGAAAATTCCTTCTTCCATAGGACAGCTTAAGAACCTTGAATATCTCAATCTTAATATAAATGGTCTGAATTCCACAATTCCTTCTGAGATAGGGTCATGTACTAAGCTTACCTTTTTGGCTCTTGCTGTGAATTCACTCACTGGTCAATTACCTTTATCTTTGAGTCATATTAGGATGATATCAGACCTTGGATTATCAGATAATCATCTGTTTGGAAGCCTCTCTCCATATTTCTTTACGAATTGGACCGAGTTGACTTCTTTGCAAGTCCAGAGTAACAACCTCAGTGGCATTATTCCATCAGAAATTGGTCAAGTGTCAAAACTTCGCCTTCTTTATCTTTACAATAATAGTTTCAGCGGTTCCATTCCCTCCGAGATTGGATCTCTCCTAGATTTGAACCAGCTCGACCTTTCAACGAACCAACTTTCGGGTCCTATGCCTCTAACCATAGGGAACCTAAGCAACCTCACCAAGTTGCAGTTGTTCTCAAACAACCTCACAGGAACAATCCCCCCAGAGATTGGTCAACTCACCTCATTGCAGGTTTTTGACATCAATACTAATCAGCTCCATGGTCAGTTGCCGGATACTTTGTCGCGGTTAAGTAATCTAACTACTTTCTCTGTCTATACAAATAACTTCGTTGGTGAAATTCCACAAACTTTTGGTGAAAATAGCCCTTATCTGAGCGATGTCAGTTTTTCAAATAACAGTTTCTCAGGGGAGCTGCCTCCTCGTTTATGCAGTGGTGTCAGTCTTGTATTGCTGACGGTAAATGGTAACAATTTGAAAGGAGGTATACCAGATTGTTTAAGGAACTGCTCTGCATTAGAAAGAGTTAGGTTGGATGGAAATAAATTCAATGGGAATATAACAAATGCGTTTGGTGTTCACAAAAATCTCACTTTTCTCCTGCTGAGTGATAATCAGTTTGTTGGCGAAATCTCACCCAAATGGGGAGAATGCAGCAATTTGAGAAATCTTCAGTTGGACAGAAACAAACTTTCAGGGCATATACCAGCTGAACTTGGAAAACTGCATTCTTTGGGTTATCTAGATCTCGGTTCCAATGAATTGACCGGTAAAATCCCAGGCGAAATAGGGAATTCTAAGTTGTTATTTAAACTCAACATGGGAAATAATCACTTAGATGGTAACATTCCTGATTCGATAGGCAAGTTACAGTCTTTGCAGTATCTTGATTTATCAGTCAACAATTTGTCAGGAAGTATACCTGCAGTTCTTGGGAATTGTGGCAGCTTACTGAGCTTGAACTTGAGTCGCAACGACTTATCTGGACAGATACCAGCAGAGCTCAGTAACTTGAATGAACTTCAAATCGTATTGGACCTCAGTAGCAACTCTCTTTCGGGCCCAATGCCTGATCTCGAGAAGCTGACGTCTTTAGTGAACCTGAATCTCTCCCACAACCATCTCTCAGGGCCGGTCTCAGAGTCACTGTCGAACATGATTAGCATAGAATCCCTTGATCTATCGTACAATGATTTCTCAGGTTCAGTACCTAGTGAAAGCTTCTTTCAACAAGGGTTATACATGGGAAATCCGGGACTTTGTGGAAATGCCACAGGATTGTCTCCTTGTAACGCTAACAACTCTCACAAAAACCACAAAAAAATCATTATTGCAGTAGTGGTTTCCATATTTGCTCTTCTACTTTTCGTAGCATGTGTAGCTGGAGCTCTGGTTTGTGGCCGAAAGAAACAACAGCGTGATTTGGAGACAAAAAGTTCGGAATTGGGAGAGTCTGAGTCTCTTATATGGGAAACAGAAGGGAGATTCACATTTAGGGAAATTGTTAAGGTCACCAATGATTTCAGCGACAATTATTGCATCGGAAAAGGTGGGTTTGGAATCGTATATAAGGCGTCTTTAGCATCAAGTCACATTGTTGCCGTTAAGAAGCTAAACATGTCAGAATCTAGCTCTTCGATTCCTCAGTCAAACAAACAGAGTTTTGAAAATGAGATAAGAGCATTGACAGAGATCAGGCACAGGAATATTATCAAATTATATGGGTACTGCTCCAGGAAGGGAGCTATGTTCTTGGTCTATGACTACGTCGAAAAGGGTAGTTTGGGAAAGGTGTTGTATAGTGATGAAGCCAAATTGCAACTAGGGTGGGAAAGGAGGCTTAATGTTGTAAGAGGTTTGGCTCATGCTGTCGCTTACTTACACCATGATTGCTCCCCACCTATCGTTCACCGTGACATATCCATAAATAATGTGTTGCTCGATAATGAGTTTGAGCCCCGGCTTTCTGATTTTGGGACTGCCAAGTTTCTGAGCCCGGATACGTCTAGCTGGACTACAATTGCTGGATCTTATGGCTATATGGCTCCTG AGCTAGCTCAGACAATGAGAGTGACCGCAAAAAGCGATGTTTATAGCTATGGAGTCATAGTATTGGAAGTTATGATGGGGAAGCACCCAGGAGAAATTCTTTCATCTTTATCAACTTCAAAAACTAAGGTTGATAACCTGCTGAAAGACGCATTGGACCAACGATTGTCATCACCGGAAGGCCATATAGGTGAGGAAGTTGTGATTGCAGTCACATTGGCCTTGTTGTGCACCAATGCTAGACCTGAGTCGCGCCCTACAATGCGCTATGTCGCTCAAGAACTCTCTTCTAAAGCATCACACCATCTTTCTGAGCCTTTTCTGACCATTACACTTGGTAAGTTGGTAAACTGA
- the LOC141604040 gene encoding uncharacterized protein LOC141604040 isoform X1 — protein MGCFLGCFGASKDDKNRHRNSHIAHVPHPNPNYRKQYSPVHQIVTPKQDLLVEPINPPILETRVKPEEKNLSLTSNHFREKQVDTLHLGAQKKVTFDANVKEYKHVPCEETPEILEENEKGADCTKIAKSSSLSESGSSLSSLGSFPPNHRYQNCRESDDEDDELHCEVSDLDENEDEEEYDAEYSEDEYYSKQVPEIPSRSCSSMDSGTESSRTCDSKKDQQSLDKEIITPPGFHRGARDRAGYVHSVLNPVENTAQWKNLKTKRTPPLKRQKENFPMDLGFEQSSSKSKSIPDGPDNEYGVAVDASLSTWLDSSQKTPSTKSIPIGLEHISSPASMSSHGSNSVRNLEERPILGALTMDELKQFSASSSPRRSPSRSPNEKPLVGTVGIHWNDGDDRTPVEGYSSASSFKGIPNTTSKYREDKSVKWHSTPFETRLERALKQGATDSRT, from the exons ATGGGTTGTTTTCTTGGGTGTTTTGGTGCATCCAAGGATGACAAAAACCGACATCGAAATTCCCACATTGCTCATGTTCCTCATCCCAATCCA AATTATAGGAAGCAGTACAGCCCAGTGCATCAAATTGTTACCCCAAAACAAGACTTGTTAGTGGAACCCATCAATCCTCCAATCCTTGAAACTAG GGTAAAGCCAGAGGAAAAGAATTTGAGCTTGACTAGTAACCA TTTCAGGGAGAAGCAAGTGGATACATTGCACTTAGGAGCACAAAAGAAAGTGACCTTTGATGCAAATGTCAAAGAATACAAGCATGTTCCTTGTGAGGAAACCCCAGAGATCTTGGAGGAGAATGAAAAAGGGGCTGATTGCACAAAAATTGCCAAATCGTCTTCTTTATCTGAAAGTGGTTCCTCGCTGTCAAGCTTGGGATCATTCCCTCCAAATCACAGGTACCAAAATTGCagagagagtgatgatgaggatgacgagttaCATTGTGAAGTTAGTGATTTGGATGAGAATGAGGATGAAGAGGAATATGATGCTGAATACAGTGAGGATGAATACTATTCAAAACAAGTGCCGGAAATTCCATCCAGGTCCTGTTCTTCTATGGATTCGGGGACTGAAAGTTCTAGAACGTGTGATTCTAAAAAGGATCAACAATCCCTTGATAAAGAAATAATAACTCCTCCAGGATTCCACCGTGGTGCTCGAGACAGGGCTGGTTATGTGCATTCAGTACTTAATCCTGTTGAGAATACAGCTCAATGGAAAAACCTGAAAACTAAACGAACTCCACCATTAAAGCGTCAAAAAGAGAATTTCCCGATGGATCTCGGTTTTGAGCAATCTTCTTCAAAGTCCAAATCAATACCTGATGGTCCAGATAATGAATATGGAGTTGCAGTTGATGCCAGTTTATCTACATGGTTGGATTCCTCCCAAAAAACACCCTCGACCAAGTCTATACCAATTGGACTGGAACACATATCATCTCCGGCTAGCATGTCTTCACATGGGTCTAATTCAGTGAGAAACCTTGAAGAAAGGCCAATATTGGGCGCATTAACAATGGATGAGCTTAAGCAATTCTCTGCCTCTTCTTCTCCAAGAAGATCACCTAGTCGTAGCCCAAATGAGAAGCCGTTAGTGGGTACTGTTGGAATACACTGGAATGATGGAGATGACCGGACTCCTGTTGAAGGGTATAGTTCAGCCTCTTCATTTAAAGGCATACCAAATACTACTAGCAAATACAGAGAG GATAAGAGCGTGAAATGGCATTCTACTCCTTTCGAAACAAGGTTGGAGCGAGCTTTAAAACAAGGTGCTACTGATTCCCGTACTTAG
- the LOC141604040 gene encoding uncharacterized protein LOC141604040 isoform X2 encodes MGCFLGCFGASKDDKNRHRNSHIAHVPHPNPNYRKQYSPVHQIVTPKQDLLVEPINPPILETRVKPEEKNLSLTSNQEKQVDTLHLGAQKKVTFDANVKEYKHVPCEETPEILEENEKGADCTKIAKSSSLSESGSSLSSLGSFPPNHRYQNCRESDDEDDELHCEVSDLDENEDEEEYDAEYSEDEYYSKQVPEIPSRSCSSMDSGTESSRTCDSKKDQQSLDKEIITPPGFHRGARDRAGYVHSVLNPVENTAQWKNLKTKRTPPLKRQKENFPMDLGFEQSSSKSKSIPDGPDNEYGVAVDASLSTWLDSSQKTPSTKSIPIGLEHISSPASMSSHGSNSVRNLEERPILGALTMDELKQFSASSSPRRSPSRSPNEKPLVGTVGIHWNDGDDRTPVEGYSSASSFKGIPNTTSKYREDKSVKWHSTPFETRLERALKQGATDSRT; translated from the exons ATGGGTTGTTTTCTTGGGTGTTTTGGTGCATCCAAGGATGACAAAAACCGACATCGAAATTCCCACATTGCTCATGTTCCTCATCCCAATCCA AATTATAGGAAGCAGTACAGCCCAGTGCATCAAATTGTTACCCCAAAACAAGACTTGTTAGTGGAACCCATCAATCCTCCAATCCTTGAAACTAG GGTAAAGCCAGAGGAAAAGAATTTGAGCTTGACTAGTAACCA GGAGAAGCAAGTGGATACATTGCACTTAGGAGCACAAAAGAAAGTGACCTTTGATGCAAATGTCAAAGAATACAAGCATGTTCCTTGTGAGGAAACCCCAGAGATCTTGGAGGAGAATGAAAAAGGGGCTGATTGCACAAAAATTGCCAAATCGTCTTCTTTATCTGAAAGTGGTTCCTCGCTGTCAAGCTTGGGATCATTCCCTCCAAATCACAGGTACCAAAATTGCagagagagtgatgatgaggatgacgagttaCATTGTGAAGTTAGTGATTTGGATGAGAATGAGGATGAAGAGGAATATGATGCTGAATACAGTGAGGATGAATACTATTCAAAACAAGTGCCGGAAATTCCATCCAGGTCCTGTTCTTCTATGGATTCGGGGACTGAAAGTTCTAGAACGTGTGATTCTAAAAAGGATCAACAATCCCTTGATAAAGAAATAATAACTCCTCCAGGATTCCACCGTGGTGCTCGAGACAGGGCTGGTTATGTGCATTCAGTACTTAATCCTGTTGAGAATACAGCTCAATGGAAAAACCTGAAAACTAAACGAACTCCACCATTAAAGCGTCAAAAAGAGAATTTCCCGATGGATCTCGGTTTTGAGCAATCTTCTTCAAAGTCCAAATCAATACCTGATGGTCCAGATAATGAATATGGAGTTGCAGTTGATGCCAGTTTATCTACATGGTTGGATTCCTCCCAAAAAACACCCTCGACCAAGTCTATACCAATTGGACTGGAACACATATCATCTCCGGCTAGCATGTCTTCACATGGGTCTAATTCAGTGAGAAACCTTGAAGAAAGGCCAATATTGGGCGCATTAACAATGGATGAGCTTAAGCAATTCTCTGCCTCTTCTTCTCCAAGAAGATCACCTAGTCGTAGCCCAAATGAGAAGCCGTTAGTGGGTACTGTTGGAATACACTGGAATGATGGAGATGACCGGACTCCTGTTGAAGGGTATAGTTCAGCCTCTTCATTTAAAGGCATACCAAATACTACTAGCAAATACAGAGAG GATAAGAGCGTGAAATGGCATTCTACTCCTTTCGAAACAAGGTTGGAGCGAGCTTTAAAACAAGGTGCTACTGATTCCCGTACTTAG